A genomic region of Streptomyces sp. NBC_00247 contains the following coding sequences:
- a CDS encoding sulfurtransferase, producing MVDAAWVRERLGALVLADVRWFLDGRSGRDAYRAGHLPGAVWVDVDTVLSAPADEVEGRHPLPDPEDFARALGALSVGDGTTVVAYDADGGAYAARLVWLLRSTGRPAALLDGGLAAWEGERETGDVTPVPAVLTPVDWPRDLLRTADEVASGEAVVLDARAADRYSGAAVLPSDKASGHVPGARSAPWAGNLAPDGSFHTPERLRERFRALGVEEGTGVVVYCGSGVTACHDLLALERAGVTGAALYPGSWSAWSADPSRPVATGQEPG from the coding sequence GTGGTCGACGCGGCCTGGGTACGCGAGCGCCTCGGCGCGCTCGTGCTCGCCGACGTGCGCTGGTTCCTCGACGGCCGCAGCGGCCGGGACGCCTACCGGGCCGGACATCTGCCCGGAGCCGTCTGGGTCGACGTCGACACGGTGCTCTCCGCGCCGGCCGACGAGGTGGAAGGGCGCCACCCGCTGCCGGACCCCGAGGACTTCGCCCGTGCGCTCGGCGCGCTCTCCGTCGGGGACGGCACCACCGTGGTGGCGTACGACGCCGACGGCGGGGCGTACGCCGCCCGGCTGGTCTGGCTGCTGCGGAGCACCGGGCGGCCCGCCGCCCTGCTCGACGGCGGACTCGCCGCCTGGGAGGGGGAGCGGGAGACCGGAGACGTGACACCGGTACCGGCTGTGCTCACCCCCGTCGACTGGCCCCGGGACCTGCTGCGCACCGCCGACGAGGTCGCCTCCGGCGAGGCCGTGGTCCTGGACGCCCGCGCCGCCGACCGCTACTCCGGGGCCGCCGTACTCCCCTCCGACAAGGCGTCGGGGCACGTCCCCGGGGCCCGCAGCGCCCCCTGGGCCGGCAACCTGGCCCCGGACGGCTCCTTCCACACCCCCGAGCGGCTGCGCGAGCGGTTCCGGGCGCTCGGCGTGGAGGAAGGGACCGGGGTCGTCGTCTACTGCGGCAGCGGTGTCACCGCCTGCCACGACCTGCTCGCCCTGGAACGCGCGGGCGTCACCGGAGCGGCCCTCTACCCGGGCTCCTGGTCCGCCTGGTCGGCGGACCCGTCCCGCCCGGTGGCGACGGGACAGGAACCCGGGTGA
- a CDS encoding LLM class flavin-dependent oxidoreductase: MELGLITFGSLLPDPLTGETLTQRQRLRDVVRAAAEAEQAGFAWYTVGEHHFGERDVIPSPALVLAAIAEHTSTIRLATGTTLVANRDPVLVAEDYALVDLLSDGRLELMAGGSFFPDPYTVFGQDPATKAARKRENTELLLRLWSEEKVTWQGEFRPPLTGVTVQPRPVQERAPLWISGGIGLESVHLAVDHALPLVVGTTAREPGLFVPVFDAYRNLWRERGHAGPPGRLGAASHVFVAESSQRARTVWQQYMNNYLTVRKPGTTHHTTPPDFDTYIGDQGPAICGSPAEVVDKLGRLHEAWGHDLHLLAIDVGGIPYAEVRAATELTASQVLPQVAGLGTGTVTAGA; the protein is encoded by the coding sequence ATGGAGCTAGGGCTCATCACGTTCGGCAGCCTTCTCCCCGACCCGCTCACCGGCGAGACGCTCACCCAACGCCAGCGACTGCGCGACGTGGTCCGGGCCGCCGCGGAGGCGGAGCAGGCCGGCTTCGCCTGGTACACCGTCGGCGAACACCACTTCGGGGAACGCGACGTGATCCCTTCCCCCGCACTGGTCCTGGCGGCCATCGCCGAACACACCTCGACCATCCGGCTCGCCACCGGCACCACCCTGGTCGCCAACCGCGACCCGGTCCTCGTCGCCGAGGACTACGCCCTGGTCGACCTGCTCTCCGACGGCCGCCTCGAACTGATGGCGGGGGGCTCCTTCTTCCCCGACCCGTACACCGTCTTCGGCCAGGACCCCGCCACCAAGGCCGCGCGCAAACGCGAGAACACCGAACTGCTGCTGCGCCTGTGGTCCGAGGAGAAGGTCACCTGGCAGGGGGAGTTCCGTCCCCCTCTGACGGGCGTGACCGTGCAGCCGAGGCCCGTGCAGGAGCGCGCCCCGCTGTGGATCAGCGGTGGCATCGGCCTCGAGTCGGTCCACCTCGCCGTCGACCACGCGCTTCCCCTGGTGGTCGGCACCACCGCCCGTGAACCAGGCCTGTTCGTACCGGTCTTCGACGCCTACCGGAACCTGTGGCGCGAACGCGGGCACGCCGGTCCGCCCGGCCGGCTCGGCGCCGCCAGCCACGTGTTCGTCGCCGAGTCCTCCCAGCGCGCCCGGACCGTTTGGCAGCAGTACATGAACAACTACCTCACCGTGAGGAAGCCCGGCACCACCCACCACACCACCCCGCCCGACTTCGACACCTACATCGGCGACCAGGGGCCTGCGATCTGCGGCAGCCCCGCCGAAGTCGTCGACAAGCTCGGCAGGCTGCACGAGGCGTGGGGCCACGACCTGCACCTGCTCGCCATCGACGTGGGCGGCATCCCGTACGCCGAGGTCCGGGCCGCCACCGAACTGACGGCGTCCCAGGTGCTGCCGCAGGTCGCCGGCCTCGGCACCGGGACGGTGACCGCCGGTGCTTGA
- a CDS encoding LLM class flavin-dependent oxidoreductase yields MPDYGHDLLFGTVLVPSAGDGDSAVALARTADRAGLDLVSVPDHPYQPGMLDAWAALAVIAASTSRVRVFPNVANLPLRPPSVLARTAASLDLLTGGRVELGLGAGAYWDSIAADGGPRRTPGEAVRATREAIEVIRALWTPGRQVRLDGKHYGLYGASSGPAPAHPMSLWVGAVGPRMLELVGSAGDGWLPSVPHVPPARLGAGHRIVDEAAERAGRAPADVRRLYNLSPGPGGFPEGPPAAWPEQLAQLVLEHGTSAFLLPAHHPDLLRTFGEEVAPATRELVERARRGGGGTEPQARPAAPVPPARRRAEPSGDGDRLGVRATPPPAERFSTERLWDESTRPVAPPAGPERRRDPAPARNLVAAHDSLRSDLDRLREVAREVLAETLDPGAARSEIQKLSLRQNNWTLGAYCASYCRVTTLHHTREDEDLFPHLRRSEPGLAPVLDRLTEEHHAIQGVIDRLDRELVAFVEGKGGRDGLAAAVDLLTDVLLSHLAYEEAELIEPMARYGTGW; encoded by the coding sequence ATGCCCGACTACGGACACGACCTCCTCTTCGGCACCGTCCTGGTGCCTTCGGCCGGGGACGGCGACTCGGCCGTCGCCCTCGCCCGCACGGCCGACCGGGCCGGACTGGACCTGGTGAGCGTCCCGGACCACCCCTACCAGCCGGGCATGCTCGACGCCTGGGCGGCGCTCGCGGTCATCGCCGCGTCCACCTCCCGGGTGCGGGTCTTCCCCAACGTGGCGAACCTGCCGCTGCGTCCGCCCTCCGTGCTGGCCCGAACGGCGGCGAGCCTGGACCTGCTGACCGGCGGGCGCGTCGAGCTGGGCCTCGGCGCGGGGGCCTACTGGGACTCGATCGCCGCGGACGGCGGACCGCGCAGGACCCCCGGCGAGGCGGTCCGGGCGACCCGGGAGGCCATCGAGGTCATCCGGGCGCTCTGGACCCCTGGGCGGCAGGTCCGCCTCGACGGCAAGCACTACGGGCTCTACGGGGCCTCCTCCGGCCCCGCCCCGGCCCACCCCATGTCCCTGTGGGTCGGGGCGGTCGGTCCCCGGATGCTGGAGCTGGTCGGGTCGGCGGGCGACGGCTGGCTGCCCAGCGTGCCGCACGTGCCGCCGGCGCGTCTCGGGGCCGGCCACCGGATCGTCGACGAGGCCGCCGAACGGGCGGGTCGCGCTCCGGCGGACGTACGGCGGTTGTACAACCTCTCGCCGGGACCGGGCGGATTCCCCGAGGGGCCTCCCGCCGCGTGGCCGGAGCAACTGGCCCAACTGGTCCTGGAGCACGGCACCAGCGCGTTCCTGCTGCCGGCCCACCACCCGGATCTGTTGCGGACGTTCGGCGAGGAAGTGGCCCCGGCCACCCGGGAGCTGGTGGAACGGGCGCGCAGGGGCGGCGGCGGTACGGAGCCTCAGGCGCGGCCCGCCGCTCCGGTGCCCCCCGCCCGCCGCCGGGCGGAGCCCTCCGGCGACGGGGACCGGCTCGGGGTGCGGGCCACGCCGCCGCCCGCCGAGCGCTTCTCCACCGAGCGGTTGTGGGACGAGTCGACCCGGCCCGTCGCACCGCCCGCCGGCCCGGAGCGGCGGCGCGACCCGGCTCCGGCGCGCAATCTCGTGGCCGCGCACGACAGCCTCCGGTCCGACCTGGACCGGCTCCGCGAGGTGGCACGGGAGGTGCTGGCGGAGACCCTGGACCCCGGCGCGGCCCGCTCGGAGATCCAGAAGCTGAGCCTGCGTCAGAACAACTGGACGCTGGGCGCCTACTGCGCGTCGTACTGCCGGGTGACCACCCTGCACCACACGCGCGAGGACGAGGACCTCTTCCCGCACCTGCGCCGCTCCGAACCGGGCCTCGCCCCGGTCCTCGACCGGCTCACCGAGGAGCACCACGCCATACAGGGGGTGATCGACCGGCTCGACCGGGAGCTGGTCGCCTTCGTCGAGGGCAAGGGCGGCCGGGACGGGCTGGCCGCCGCGGTGGACCTGCTCACCGACGTACTGCTGTCGCATCTCGCTTACGAGGAAGCGGAGTTGATCGAGCCGATGGCACGGTACGGCACCGGCTGGTGA
- a CDS encoding TIGR03618 family F420-dependent PPOX class oxidoreductase, translated as MLDADVRELAAARTLGAFTTLMPDGTPQTSLVWPHADDEHVLVGTNDSRQKYRNVVADPRVNILLMDSVNSRRYIEIRGRVVAVEPGEAALALARTTFTKWTGSDRLRVAEGERVLLRILPDRVHRKE; from the coding sequence GTGCTTGACGCCGACGTCCGCGAGCTGGCCGCCGCCCGCACCCTCGGGGCGTTCACCACCCTGATGCCCGACGGCACCCCCCAGACCAGCCTGGTCTGGCCGCACGCCGACGACGAGCACGTTCTCGTCGGCACCAACGACTCCCGGCAGAAGTACCGCAACGTGGTGGCCGATCCGCGCGTGAACATCCTGCTGATGGACTCGGTCAACAGCCGCCGGTACATCGAGATCCGCGGCCGGGTCGTGGCCGTGGAGCCCGGCGAGGCCGCTCTCGCCCTGGCCCGTACCACCTTCACCAAGTGGACCGGCAGCGACCGGCTCAGGGTCGCCGAGGGGGAGCGAGTCCTGCTCCGGATCCTCCCCGACCGCGTCCACCGCAAGGAATGA
- a CDS encoding ABC transporter permease — protein MTRTAPAAAPSLSGPPEPADREDRAKPASGRPGRLRRAVSLPLRSPGVTLSVLVLLLVLGWAVVPEWFTGRNPLIGVPAEQFRAPSAEHPFGTDQLGRDVYARVVHGASLSLRATVAALAIALAGGVVLGLIAGFFGRWADSVIMRLVEVMLSVPPVLLSLTVITALGFGTAQVAFAIGVTSVAAFTRLMRAEVLRVRTAPYVEAAILCGARWWRILPRYVLPAAIGPVLALAALDFGLVVLAIAGLSFLGYGEPPPAPEWGSLVADGRNYLATAWWLTTLPSLTVTAVVLAANRLSRVLEAERGRR, from the coding sequence ATGACGCGTACCGCCCCGGCCGCCGCCCCGTCCCTGTCCGGCCCGCCGGAGCCGGCGGACCGCGAGGACCGCGCGAAGCCCGCGTCGGGCCGGCCCGGCCGGCTGCGGCGAGCCGTGTCGCTGCCCCTGAGGTCGCCCGGCGTCACCCTGTCCGTGCTGGTCCTGCTGCTGGTGCTCGGCTGGGCCGTCGTGCCCGAGTGGTTCACCGGCCGCAACCCGCTGATCGGCGTACCGGCCGAGCAGTTCCGGGCCCCCAGCGCGGAACACCCCTTCGGAACAGACCAGTTGGGGCGTGATGTGTACGCCCGCGTGGTGCACGGTGCCTCCCTCTCGCTGCGCGCCACGGTCGCCGCCCTCGCGATCGCCCTGGCCGGCGGAGTCGTGCTCGGCCTCATCGCCGGCTTCTTCGGCCGCTGGGCCGACTCCGTCATCATGCGGCTCGTCGAAGTCATGCTGTCGGTGCCGCCGGTGCTGCTGTCGCTCACCGTCATCACCGCCCTCGGTTTCGGCACCGCCCAGGTCGCCTTCGCCATCGGCGTCACCAGCGTCGCGGCCTTCACCCGGCTCATGCGCGCCGAGGTGCTGCGGGTGCGGACCGCCCCGTACGTCGAAGCGGCGATCCTCTGCGGCGCGCGCTGGTGGCGGATACTGCCGCGCTACGTCCTGCCCGCCGCCATCGGCCCCGTACTCGCCCTGGCCGCACTCGACTTCGGTCTCGTCGTCCTCGCCATCGCCGGACTCAGCTTCCTCGGCTACGGGGAGCCCCCGCCCGCCCCCGAATGGGGCTCGCTGGTCGCCGACGGACGCAACTACCTCGCCACCGCCTGGTGGCTCACCACCCTGCCCAGCCTCACCGTGACCGCCGTCGTGCTCGCGGCCAACCGGCTCTCGCGGGTCCTGGAAGCGGAAAGAGGACGCCGATGA
- a CDS encoding MFS transporter, with protein MALPPRSAYGGAHVPEDRSMTDTPTTPAEAPASAPAARSIAAPFAALLLAVLSFSLMQTMVVPALPNLREEFGASTTGVSWVISSFLLSASVATALLGRVGDMFGKKRVLIASLSVFALGTLLAALSDSLGLLIAARTVQGVGSAAFPLAFGIVRDQFPRERVPVAIGLISSTFGIGFGVGLVIPGPIVDALDWHWIFWLGLIVIVLGIAAVAAFIQESSVRSPGRIDWPGVFLLSAGIVALLLAISQGKSWGWASASVIGLFVAALVLLVVFWYVETKVREPLIDIELLRRPAVLTSHITALIIGFGMYGAFTLVPLLAQTPSRAGYGFDASVTESGLFMVPMAVTMLFASPLAGRLGAAFGWKLPLVLACLIGVVGFVVYAAAHDSEWAMYAGSAVLGIGVGFAFAALANLVVSAVDRSQTGQATGINTIMRTIGGSLGAQIAASLVAAETIPGTPIPVESGYTTAFVMSAIALGVATLAALAGPGSLRRKAVAPAAAPSSGPSAA; from the coding sequence TTGGCGCTCCCGCCCCGTTCCGCATACGGCGGCGCCCACGTCCCGGAGGACCGCTCGATGACCGACACGCCCACCACCCCCGCCGAGGCCCCGGCCTCCGCCCCGGCCGCGCGCTCCATCGCCGCGCCGTTCGCCGCGCTGCTCCTCGCGGTGCTGTCCTTCTCGCTGATGCAGACGATGGTCGTGCCGGCGCTGCCCAATCTCCGGGAGGAGTTCGGCGCCTCGACGACCGGCGTCTCCTGGGTGATCAGCTCCTTCCTCCTGTCCGCCTCCGTCGCCACCGCGCTGCTGGGCCGGGTCGGCGACATGTTCGGCAAGAAGCGGGTACTGATCGCGAGCCTCAGCGTCTTCGCTCTCGGCACCCTGCTCGCCGCCCTGTCCGACTCCCTCGGTCTGCTGATCGCGGCCCGCACCGTCCAGGGCGTCGGCTCGGCCGCCTTCCCGCTGGCCTTCGGCATCGTGCGCGACCAGTTCCCGCGCGAGCGGGTCCCGGTGGCCATCGGGCTGATCTCCTCCACCTTCGGCATCGGTTTCGGAGTGGGCCTGGTGATCCCGGGGCCGATCGTGGACGCGCTGGACTGGCACTGGATCTTCTGGCTCGGCCTGATCGTGATCGTGCTGGGCATCGCCGCCGTGGCCGCCTTCATCCAGGAGTCCTCGGTCCGTTCCCCCGGCCGCATCGACTGGCCCGGCGTCTTCCTGCTCAGCGCGGGCATCGTGGCGCTGCTGCTCGCCATCAGCCAGGGCAAGTCGTGGGGCTGGGCCTCGGCCTCGGTCATCGGTCTGTTCGTCGCCGCGCTCGTTCTGCTGGTGGTGTTCTGGTACGTGGAGACCAAGGTGCGCGAGCCGCTCATCGACATCGAACTGCTGCGCCGCCCCGCGGTCCTGACCAGCCACATCACCGCCCTCATCATCGGTTTCGGCATGTACGGGGCCTTCACCCTCGTCCCGCTGCTCGCGCAGACCCCATCCCGGGCCGGATACGGCTTCGACGCCTCCGTCACCGAGTCGGGGCTGTTCATGGTGCCGATGGCGGTGACCATGCTGTTCGCGAGTCCGCTCGCCGGCCGGCTCGGCGCGGCCTTCGGGTGGAAGCTCCCGCTGGTACTGGCCTGCCTGATCGGCGTGGTCGGGTTCGTCGTCTACGCGGCGGCGCACGACAGCGAGTGGGCCATGTACGCGGGCTCCGCCGTCCTCGGCATCGGTGTCGGGTTCGCCTTCGCGGCCCTCGCCAACCTCGTGGTCAGCGCCGTCGACCGCAGCCAGACCGGCCAGGCGACCGGCATCAACACCATCATGCGGACCATCGGGGGCTCGCTGGGCGCGCAGATCGCGGCGTCGCTGGTCGCGGCGGAGACGATCCCGGGCACGCCGATCCCCGTCGAGTCCGGCTACACCACGGCGTTCGTGATGTCCGCGATCGCCCTCGGCGTAGCCACGCTGGCCGCCCTGGCGGGTCCGGGGTCCTTGCGCCGCAAGGCCGTGGCCCCCGCCGCCGCCCCGAGCAGCGGCCCCAGCGCCGCCTGA
- a CDS encoding ABC transporter permease yields the protein MTTALYAATRASRALFVVWAAFTLTFVALRLLPGDPVALMLSGRGGFEELTPQQIAEARAELGFDRPLLTQYGSALVDALHGDFGASLQTGQPVSRMIADAMPPTLRVGLIALGLALVLGTLLGVSANLTRSSPLRQFLRSVPSLAASLPSFWVGLLLIQLLSFQWHVFPSLGDTGAESLVLPACTLAIPGAALVAQVLGKSLHTTLQEPYADTVRSTGAGRVRLLFGHGLRNAAIPAVTVVGLLVGYLIGGAVIVETVFSRPGMGRITQSAVATQDLPVVQGVVVVAAVAFAVVNLLIDLVYPVLDPRIRSTGRLVAA from the coding sequence GTGACCACGGCCCTGTACGCGGCCACCCGGGCATCGCGCGCGCTGTTCGTCGTCTGGGCCGCCTTCACCCTCACCTTCGTCGCGCTGCGGCTGCTGCCCGGCGACCCCGTCGCGCTGATGCTCAGCGGACGCGGCGGCTTCGAGGAACTGACGCCCCAGCAGATCGCCGAGGCGCGGGCGGAGCTCGGCTTCGACCGCCCGCTGCTCACCCAGTACGGCTCCGCGCTCGTCGACGCGCTGCACGGGGACTTCGGCGCCTCGCTCCAGACCGGTCAGCCGGTCTCCCGGATGATTGCCGACGCGATGCCGCCGACCCTCCGGGTGGGGCTCATCGCACTCGGTCTCGCGCTGGTCCTCGGCACCCTGCTCGGGGTGTCCGCGAACCTCACCCGGAGTTCACCGCTGCGGCAGTTCCTGCGCTCCGTGCCGTCGCTCGCCGCCTCCCTGCCGTCCTTCTGGGTGGGGCTGCTCCTCATCCAGCTGCTGTCCTTCCAGTGGCACGTGTTCCCCTCCCTGGGGGACACCGGTGCCGAGAGCCTGGTCCTGCCGGCCTGCACCCTGGCGATCCCGGGGGCCGCGCTGGTGGCCCAGGTCCTGGGCAAGAGCCTGCACACCACCCTGCAGGAACCGTACGCCGACACGGTCCGCTCCACCGGAGCGGGCCGGGTCCGGCTGCTGTTCGGCCACGGGCTGCGCAACGCGGCCATCCCCGCCGTCACCGTCGTCGGACTCCTGGTCGGCTATCTGATCGGCGGCGCGGTGATCGTGGAGACCGTCTTCTCCCGGCCCGGCATGGGCCGCATCACCCAGTCGGCCGTCGCCACCCAGGACCTGCCGGTGGTGCAGGGCGTGGTGGTCGTCGCCGCCGTGGCGTTCGCCGTGGTGAACCTGCTGATCGACCTGGTCTACCCGGTGCTCGATCCGCGGATCCGCTCGACCGGACGGCTGGTGGCGGCATGA
- a CDS encoding ABC transporter ATP-binding protein, with protein MNAPRTPTDSPHRESPPDPAATKTADAPLLVVEGLRVAYGTGAGRRVAVDGLHLTAAAGQITAVVGESGSGKSSTAHALVGLLPAGGTVEAGSIRLRGEELTGLGERAWRDVRGRHVGLVPQDPGVSLDPVKPVGRQVAEVLLVHGLATRREAGGRAVDLLAGAGLPDPALRARQYPHELSGGMRQRVLIAMATAARPRLLVADEPTSALDVTVQRQILDHLQEVVTTTGTAMLLVTHDLAVVADRAQHVVVMSRARVVEAGPTEQVLTDPRDPYTRRLLADVPTVAARPGRPRPPDPGAREPRTGESPGPAASSGPARNSVQAQDPPPGPLLRVTGLTRSFPVRGTGLARRRTRTAVDGVSLDLARGETLGLVGESGSGKSTTARMILGLESADSGSVLLDGRDVTGLRGAARRAVHRRMQLVYQNPYASLNPRFTVGEILTEPLRNHGVGDRTERAATVRRLLDDVALAPGTEDRKAAELSGGQRQRVAIARALALGPELLVCDEPVSALDVTVQARILELLAGLQERHGLSYLFISHDLAVVAQVSDRIAVMRHGRIVESGPAEQVLRAPTHPYTEELLAAVPGDRRTHGTTEDLTWS; from the coding sequence ATGAACGCCCCGCGCACCCCGACGGACAGCCCGCACCGGGAGAGCCCGCCCGACCCGGCGGCCACCAAGACCGCCGATGCCCCCTTGCTCGTCGTCGAGGGACTGCGGGTCGCCTACGGCACGGGCGCGGGCCGCCGGGTCGCCGTCGACGGACTCCACCTCACCGCGGCGGCCGGACAGATCACCGCCGTGGTGGGCGAGTCCGGGTCCGGCAAGAGCAGTACCGCCCACGCCCTCGTCGGACTGCTGCCGGCCGGCGGAACCGTCGAGGCGGGATCGATCCGGCTCCGCGGCGAGGAACTCACCGGACTCGGCGAACGCGCCTGGCGGGACGTCCGGGGCCGACACGTCGGCCTCGTCCCGCAGGACCCCGGTGTCTCCCTCGACCCCGTCAAACCCGTCGGCCGCCAGGTCGCCGAAGTGCTGCTGGTGCACGGACTGGCGACCCGCCGGGAAGCGGGAGGCCGCGCCGTCGACCTGCTCGCCGGGGCCGGGCTGCCCGACCCCGCGCTGCGCGCCCGCCAGTATCCGCACGAACTTTCCGGCGGCATGCGCCAGCGCGTCCTGATCGCCATGGCCACCGCCGCCCGCCCCCGCCTCTTGGTGGCCGACGAACCCACCTCCGCACTGGACGTCACGGTGCAGCGGCAGATCCTCGACCACCTGCAGGAAGTCGTCACCACCACCGGCACCGCGATGCTCCTGGTCACCCACGACCTGGCGGTGGTCGCGGACCGCGCCCAGCACGTCGTGGTGATGTCACGGGCCCGGGTGGTCGAGGCGGGCCCGACCGAACAGGTGCTCACCGACCCCCGCGACCCGTACACCCGCCGACTGCTGGCCGACGTCCCCACGGTGGCCGCGCGCCCCGGGCGGCCCCGGCCGCCGGACCCCGGGGCACGGGAACCCCGCACCGGCGAAAGCCCTGGGCCCGCGGCGAGTTCCGGCCCGGCCCGGAACTCCGTACAGGCCCAGGATCCGCCGCCCGGACCGCTGCTCCGGGTCACCGGGCTGACCCGGTCCTTCCCCGTCCGCGGCACCGGCCTCGCCCGTCGCCGCACGCGGACCGCCGTGGACGGGGTCAGCCTCGACCTCGCCCGCGGCGAGACCCTGGGACTCGTCGGGGAGTCCGGCTCCGGCAAGTCCACCACCGCCCGCATGATCCTCGGCCTGGAGAGCGCCGACAGCGGCAGCGTGCTGCTCGACGGCCGCGACGTCACCGGACTCCGGGGCGCCGCCCGGCGCGCGGTCCACCGCCGGATGCAGCTCGTCTACCAGAACCCGTACGCCTCGCTGAATCCGCGCTTCACCGTGGGCGAGATCCTCACCGAACCGCTGCGCAACCACGGCGTCGGGGACCGGACCGAGCGGGCCGCGACCGTACGCCGGCTCCTTGACGACGTGGCCCTGGCGCCGGGGACCGAGGACCGCAAGGCGGCCGAGCTCTCCGGCGGGCAGCGCCAGCGTGTCGCCATCGCCCGCGCGCTGGCGCTCGGTCCCGAACTCCTGGTCTGCGACGAGCCCGTCTCCGCGCTCGACGTCACCGTCCAGGCCCGCATCCTCGAACTCCTCGCCGGCCTCCAGGAGCGGCACGGCCTCAGCTACCTCTTCATCTCCCACGACCTCGCGGTGGTCGCGCAGGTCAGCGACCGGATCGCCGTCATGCGGCACGGCCGGATCGTGGAGAGCGGCCCCGCCGAGCAGGTCCTGCGGGCCCCCACCCACCCCTACACCGAAGAACTGCTGGCCGCCGTCCCCGGCGACCGGCGCACCCACGGCACGACGGAGGACCTCACATGGAGCTAG
- a CDS encoding ABC transporter substrate-binding protein, which translates to MSPRTSGPDHRPRLRLALALLAVALPVAACSGGGTENTGASASGGTPRDGGTLLIGSEADPSCLDPQQTGQIAALDISRSVVDTLTDQDPKTGRIVPWLATSFETSADGRAFTFVLREGATFSDGKPVDAAAVKATFDNLVKLPANGAPSYLRGYEGTTVDGAQRLTVKFDAPNAQFLQATSTTGLGILSPATFSASAAERCRGSFIGSGPYVLDHYTANQEAVLKKRADYAWPSSLATTKGAAHLDSVTFSFIPEGGARSGALGSGQVQIAKALQPTDEVRFKGNGFRILSSPAPGVVPPLSLNHKGILADQKVRRALLIGVDRQELVETVFSSAYKPATSVLSSATPFYKSAGDKLRYDPEGAGALLDEAGWKKGADGLRAKNGKPLSLTWLIPAPMPPADEAVQAQLRKIGVDVKLKAVPPAAYVEQQGKGQFDLTAVGVSRADPDVLRNLFYSKGSNLWHLPPSDLDGFLEKQAAAPDEKSRQEAVTSAVDWLLDHADTVPLYEGAQVHGVSDKVGGLELDASNRLDLHDAWLG; encoded by the coding sequence ATGTCCCCAAGAACCTCCGGGCCGGACCACCGCCCGCGGCTCCGCCTCGCCCTCGCGCTGCTGGCCGTCGCCCTCCCCGTCGCCGCCTGCTCCGGCGGCGGCACGGAGAACACCGGTGCGAGCGCGAGCGGTGGCACGCCCCGCGACGGTGGCACCCTGCTCATCGGCTCCGAGGCGGACCCCTCCTGCCTGGACCCGCAGCAGACCGGCCAGATAGCGGCCCTGGACATCTCGCGCTCCGTCGTCGACACCCTCACCGACCAGGACCCGAAGACCGGGCGCATCGTCCCCTGGCTCGCCACGTCCTTCGAGACCAGCGCCGACGGCCGCGCCTTCACCTTCGTACTGCGCGAGGGCGCCACCTTCAGCGACGGCAAACCCGTCGACGCCGCCGCGGTCAAAGCCACGTTCGACAACCTGGTCAAGCTCCCCGCCAACGGGGCGCCCAGCTATCTGCGCGGCTACGAGGGAACCACCGTGGACGGGGCCCAGCGGCTGACGGTGAAATTCGACGCCCCCAACGCCCAGTTCCTGCAGGCGACCTCGACCACCGGGCTCGGCATCCTGTCGCCGGCCACCTTCTCCGCCTCCGCAGCCGAACGCTGCCGCGGCTCGTTCATCGGCTCCGGCCCGTACGTCCTCGACCACTACACCGCCAATCAGGAAGCCGTGCTGAAGAAGCGCGCGGACTACGCCTGGCCCTCGTCCCTGGCCACCACCAAGGGCGCGGCCCACCTCGACAGCGTGACGTTCTCGTTCATCCCCGAGGGCGGGGCCCGCTCCGGCGCCCTCGGCTCCGGGCAGGTCCAGATCGCCAAGGCGTTGCAGCCCACCGACGAGGTCCGCTTCAAGGGCAACGGTTTCCGGATCCTCTCCTCGCCCGCCCCCGGCGTCGTGCCCCCGCTCTCCCTCAACCACAAGGGAATCCTGGCCGACCAGAAGGTGCGCCGGGCGCTGCTGATCGGTGTCGACCGGCAGGAACTGGTAGAGACCGTCTTCAGCTCCGCGTACAAGCCCGCCACCAGTGTGCTGTCCTCGGCCACCCCGTTCTACAAGAGCGCGGGTGACAAGCTCCGGTACGACCCCGAAGGGGCCGGAGCCCTGCTCGACGAAGCCGGCTGGAAGAAGGGCGCCGACGGCCTCCGGGCCAAGAACGGCAAGCCGCTCAGCCTCACCTGGCTGATCCCGGCGCCCATGCCGCCCGCCGACGAGGCGGTCCAGGCCCAGCTGCGCAAGATCGGCGTCGACGTGAAGCTCAAGGCGGTCCCGCCGGCCGCGTACGTCGAGCAGCAGGGCAAGGGCCAGTTCGACCTCACGGCCGTCGGCGTCAGCCGGGCCGACCCGGACGTGCTGCGCAACCTCTTCTACAGCAAGGGCTCCAACCTCTGGCACCTGCCGCCGAGCGATCTCGACGGCTTCCTGGAGAAGCAGGCCGCGGCCCCCGACGAGAAGAGCCGGCAGGAGGCCGTGACCTCCGCCGTCGACTGGCTCCTCGACCACGCCGACACGGTTCCCCTGTACGAGGGCGCCCAGGTCCACGGCGTGTCCGACAAGGTCGGAGGCCTCGAACTCGACGCCTCCAACCGGCTCGACCTGCACGACGCCTGGCTCGGCTGA